A section of the Naumovozyma dairenensis CBS 421 chromosome 5, complete genome genome encodes:
- the ARC15 gene encoding Arc15p (similar to Saccharomyces cerevisiae ARC15 (YIL062C); ancestral locus Anc_7.252), with product MSDWRRIDIDAFDPESGRLTAQDLIPPYTTVVTLADLQPKISQLRSLSSSGDVNSAINLATTDPPYSADENTKAEYFRAVLDTLKQVRQADITNIVKSLDSKQHDVLIKFLYKGMSIPEGQKQGGILLTWFEKLTQIAGVTPVVHYLSDRNTV from the coding sequence ATGTCTGATTGGAGAAGAATTGATATCGATGCATTCGATCCTGAAAGTGGGAGATTAACAGCACAAGATCTAATACCACCCTACACAACAGTAGTCACATTAGCTGATTTACAACCTAAAATTTCCCAATTACGTTCGCTTTCCAGTAGTGGTGATGTGAACTCCGCAATTAATTTAGCTACAACTGATCCACCATATAGTGCAGATGAGAACACCAAAGCCGAGTATTTCCGTGCTGTTTTGGATACTTTAAAACAGGTCAGACAAGCTGATATTACGAATATTGTGAAGAGTTTGGATTCAAAACAACACGACGTATTAATAAAGTTTTTATACAAGGGAATGTCTATTCCAGAAGGCCAAAAACAAGGTGGTATTCTATTAACTTGGTTTGAAAAGTTGACTCAAATAGCGGGAGTTACTCCAGTGGTACATTATCTTTCTGATAGAAATACTGTTTAA